A portion of the Dioscorea cayenensis subsp. rotundata cultivar TDr96_F1 unplaced genomic scaffold, TDr96_F1_v2_PseudoChromosome.rev07_lg8_w22 25.fasta BLBR01000916.1, whole genome shotgun sequence genome contains these proteins:
- the LOC120255269 gene encoding receptor-like protein 15: MFLPFQELQGLILSDNFFNSCIPSDCFGSLAELDNLQHLDLSHNNFYFINVSIATPKLSKLEYLDLSYNQLNGSIVPYLIGLSSLKALSLHWNNIGRGLPFKVSSATLKLSKLKYLDLSYNQLNESIVPYLVGLSSLKALYLDGNNMGGRLPLKGLCKIKNLEVLSIGHNNLSGDISSCLGYLPSLNYFDISYNQFRMPFPMTIIGNLTKLKYAFFSNNYFRGVISIAKFANNTGIKVLDFSDNNQLEVQLEYVGLMASFQLDGIFLSGCIVNKGSSSIPMFLSTQYQIKYIDLSNNNLKGNIPTWLFQNRTNLIYLNLRNNSLTGSLIFPSHLKTNLLWFDVSNNKLIGEIPLRIGNVIPSIKYLNMSNNYLRGVIPFSFKNLSKLFYLDLSNNKLLLESERKREMLLSGPISNSIDYLDNLLMLDLAENNFQGNIFKNNSSLRLLFSFVVNKNQLIGEIPRSICKMVNLLIIDISENQLSGTLPSCMNNLHTLGAFHVGGNSLEGSIPSEFCGFQMLYSLDLSHNNLSGLFPSCFNLTSLLYLNVKDNNLTGPIPSALSGNSLEILDMGNNHFVGDIPNWIGTFKNVMIFSLKGNHFKGPIPKQICDLKNLRILDFSQNNLSRDVPACIHNMGRDLASYVTLRDIQSSNSGLIIPNIVNHISDMPYDEQILSFPIQYIDFATKERSYSYKGDIINYLSGLDLSSNKLVGWIPMEIGNMTWLQALNLSNNMLYGPIPNTLSKLTQIESLDLSHNMLEGSIPSQLAELYFIESFSVAYNNLSGPTLGMVGQFSTFDEKSYEGNPYLCGPPLVKSCNNISSPQQNQVKDDHRNEETMERLITIAIFALGFIMGFWGWVALLLFKRSWRYSFFLTVDGYMEDIVDIVDMVRNLLAKIKLCR, translated from the exons ATGTTCCTACCTTTCCAAGAACTGCAAGGCCTTATTTTATCGGACAACTTTTTCAACAGTTGCATCCCTAGTGATTGTTTTGGGAGTCTAGCAGAATTGGACAACCTCCAGCACTTGGATCTCTCGCATAATAATTTTTACTTTATTAATG TATCCATTGCCACACCAAAGTTGAGCAAGCTTGAATACTTGGATTTGTCCTACAACCAATTAAATGGAAGCATTGTTCCATATTTGATTGGGCTATCTTCGCTCAAGGCTCTTTCTCTGCATTGGAATAATATCGGACGTGGACTTCCTTTCAAAG TATCTAGTGCCACACTGAAGTTGAGCAAGCTTAAATACTTGGATTTGTCCTACAACCAGTTAAATGAAAGCATTGTTCCATATTTAGTTGGCCTATCTTCTCTCAAGGCTCTTTATTTGGATGGGAATAACATGGGTGGTAGACTTCCTCTTAAAG GATTGTGCAAGATAAAGAATCTTGAAGTGTTAAGCATTGGTCACAATAATTTAAGTGGAGATATTTCATCGTGTCTTGGGTATCTACCATCTCTCAATTATTTTGATATCTCCTACAACCAATTCCGAATGCCTTTTCCTATGACTATCATAGGAAACCTTACAAAACTCAAGTATGCCTTCTTTTCAAACAATTACTTTAGAGGTGTTATCTCAATAGCTAAATTTGCTAACAATACTGGGATTAAGGTGTTAGATTTTTCTGATAATAATCAGTTAGAGGTCCAACTTGAATATGTAGGGTTGATGGCATCATTTCAACTTGATGGTATTTTCTTATCAGGTTGCATTGTTAATAAAGGGTCTAGCTCAATTCCCATGTTTTTGTCCACTcagtatcaaataaaatatattgatcTTTCTAACAATAACCTCAAAGGCAATATTCCAACATGGCTTTTTCAAAATAGAACTAAtctaatttatcttaatttaagGAATAATTCACTAACTGGATCACTGATATTCCCTTCTCATCTCAAAACAAATTTGTTATGGTTTGATGTATCCAACAATAAACTCATCGGAGAAATACCTTTGAGGATTGGCAATGTGATTCCTagtataaaatatttgaatatgtcGAATAATTACTTGCGAGGTGTCATCCCtttctcatttaaaaatttgagtaaACTATTTTACCTAGACTTATCAAATAACAAGTTATtgttagagagtgagaggaagagagaaatgctt TTATCAGGACCAATTTCTAATTCTATTGATTATTTAGATAATCTTTTAATGCTAGACTTAGCTGAGAACAATTTTCaaggaaatatatttaaaaacaattctaGCTTACGTCTTCTATTTAGTTTTGTTGTCAATAAGAATCAATTAATTGGAGAAATCCCACGCAGTATTTGCAAGATGGTTAATCTTCTAATCATAGATATCAGTGAAAATCAATTGTCTGGCACGTTGCCTAGTTGTATGAACAACCTTCATACCCTTGGGGCCTTTCATGTTGGAGGAAATAGTTTAGAAGGAAGTATACCATCTGAATTTTGTGGTTTTCAAATGCTTTATTCCTTGGATCTCTCTCACAATAATTTATCCGGTTTATTTCCATCTTGCTTCAACTTGACTAGCTTGTTGTATTTGAATGTAAAGGATAATAACCTCACAGGCCCCATTCCAAGTGCTTTATCTGGCAACAGTTTGGAAATACTAGACATGGGAAACAACCATTTTGTTGGTGATATACCTAATTGGATAGGCACCTTCAAAAATGTAATGATATTCTCTTTGAAAGGAAACCATTTTAAAGGACCAATCCCAAAACAAATATGCGACTTAAAAAATCTTCGCATATTAGACTTTTCGCAAAACAATTTATCAAGAGATGTTCCTGCATGCATTCATAATATGGGCCGTGATTTGGCATCTTACGTCACCTTGCGAGATATTCAATCTTCCAACTCTGGGCTGATTATTCCCAATATTGTGAATCACATCTCTGATATGCCTTACGATGAGCAAATATTGTCCTTTCCTATTCAATATATCGATTTTGCAACAAAAGAGAGATCATATAGTTACAAAGGTGATATCATCAACTACTTATCTGGGCTAGATTTGTCTAGCAACAAATTGGTTGGTTGGATCCCAATGGAGATCGGCAACATGACATGGCTTCAAGCATTAAATTTGTCCAACAACATGTTGTATGGTCCAATACCTAATACATTGTCAAAGCTGACACAGATTGAAAGTTTAGATCTCTCACACAACATGTTGGAAGGGAGCATTCCTTCACAACTAGcagagttgtatttcattgaatctttctcAGTGGCATATAACAACCTCTCTGGCCCAACACTTGGAATGGTTGGACAATTTAGCACATTTGATGAGAAAAGCTACGAGGGGAATCCTTATCTTTGTGGCCCTCCTTTGGTGAAGAGTTGCAATAATATATCATCACCACAACAAAATCAAGTTAAAGATGATCACagaaatgaagaaacaatggaGCGCCTTATAACTATAGCAATTTTTGCTTTGGGTTTCATTATGGGCTTCTGGGGATGGGTGGCTCTACTACTTTTTAAGAGAAGTTGGCGGTATTCTTTCTTTCTAACAGTGGATGGGTACATGGAGGATATCGTGGATATCGTTGATATGGTTAGAAATCTTCTAGCAAAGATCAAATTGTGTCGGTAG